One part of the Acidobacteriota bacterium genome encodes these proteins:
- a CDS encoding protein kinase, which yields MKYCPQCQRHYAISHSVCQNDGAALLIKDLYGLTGRIINDKYRIESMLTIGGMSAVYRARQIGVERQVAFKILLPNLAVNDQNMLVLFEREARTAGRLTHENIATVHDAGRTPDELAYIVMEWLEGKTLEEEFNNGGQMSYRRMLHLLRQIAAALDTAHAQGVIHRDLKPANIMILPRGARGDEDRDLVKVLDFGLAKVTSESTDLQVSSALGTPHYASPEQFRIGEEIDGRSDIYSLGVILYRMLTGFLPFEATSVHALIRLHLLETPPPLRNRRADVPSEVEYLVNRMLAKTPHYRPGTAGEAIEALEQSLREHFSSGELFANGSSGNHKNSFATSTLSGNYTTRSLTAFSNFSEPQSGKYGTPSGPQTAPLGVLNSGNHTVETNGATANLASGNQASSGQVKSTGTLPATLAGATFVSVNAANGSNASSVTSNTTTNLAVPAGFLSSRFAAQAVKAAKDPKKVALVLVCAVAIGLALFSLIRRGRAPLTGKDTILLGDINNTTGEEVFDKTLKPALTVQLAQSPFLNLLGEDKVRETLGFMSRPPDTRLTRDIAREIALRRGLKATLIGQLDKLDQSYSLRLELVNSQTGETLTRALAEAPGKDNVLKALGQAALKLREELGESLNTVKKFNAPIEQATTASLDALKAYTLGGEQLYQNANPFEAIPFYQRAIELDPNFAMPYHALGALYGETGQARLSAENATKAYNLRERVSERERLTITALYHSVVTGDANKALETYRLMAQTYPNDAQAHIGQAKLLLLLGQPQQALDEAETALRLAPAEVNAHNLQASALLRLNRFDEAKQKIEQARAQKLDGVGLRTALFQLAFLQGNGDLLKQQIDWAREHQLEDKALDWQAQVAAANGGIKQAAAEWRKAIDLNQQRGREELSAGYALAAGIRLALSDQPTAALKLLDEAETLAPDGFLSHALNTNLPFGPFTYALAAKPEKAQALADELSHKRPQNLLFNNAWLPLTRALRAVQANQAEQALEMLRPAAAYENGTQHYFNWVRGLALLNLKRGPEAAAEFQKILSQRGADPVSLLYPLAHLAMARAQAVANDRARARIYYKDFFTLWKGADADLPVLAEAKKEFAALK from the coding sequence ATGAAATACTGCCCGCAATGCCAACGTCATTACGCGATTTCGCACAGCGTTTGTCAGAATGATGGCGCAGCGTTGCTCATCAAAGACCTCTATGGTCTGACGGGCCGCATCATCAATGACAAGTATCGGATCGAATCAATGCTCACCATTGGCGGGATGAGCGCCGTTTACCGTGCCCGCCAGATCGGCGTCGAGCGGCAGGTAGCCTTCAAAATCCTGCTGCCTAACCTGGCCGTCAATGATCAAAACATGTTGGTGCTGTTCGAACGCGAAGCCCGCACTGCCGGGCGCTTGACGCACGAAAACATCGCGACCGTTCACGATGCGGGCCGGACGCCGGACGAATTGGCCTACATCGTGATGGAATGGCTGGAAGGCAAAACACTCGAAGAGGAATTCAATAACGGGGGGCAGATGAGCTATCGGCGCATGCTGCACCTCTTGCGCCAGATCGCCGCCGCCCTGGACACCGCGCACGCCCAGGGCGTGATTCACCGCGATTTGAAACCCGCCAACATTATGATTTTGCCGCGCGGCGCGCGCGGCGATGAAGATCGCGATCTGGTCAAAGTACTCGATTTCGGCCTCGCCAAAGTCACCAGTGAAAGCACCGACCTGCAAGTCTCTTCGGCCCTGGGCACGCCGCATTACGCCAGCCCCGAACAATTCCGCATCGGTGAGGAGATTGATGGGCGCTCAGACATTTACTCGCTCGGCGTCATCCTTTACCGCATGCTGACGGGCTTTCTGCCGTTCGAGGCAACCAGCGTACACGCCCTCATTCGCCTGCATTTGCTCGAAACGCCGCCGCCTTTGCGCAACCGTCGGGCCGACGTGCCCAGCGAAGTCGAGTATCTGGTCAATCGCATGCTCGCCAAGACGCCGCATTACCGGCCCGGCACCGCCGGTGAAGCCATCGAAGCGTTGGAACAGTCCTTGCGCGAGCATTTCTCCAGCGGGGAGTTGTTTGCCAATGGCAGTTCCGGCAATCACAAAAACAGCTTTGCCACGAGCACTCTTTCAGGCAATTACACGACGCGCTCACTGACGGCCTTTAGCAATTTCAGCGAACCCCAGAGCGGTAAATATGGCACCCCCTCCGGCCCGCAGACCGCGCCACTTGGCGTCCTCAATTCCGGTAATCATACGGTTGAAACGAATGGCGCAACAGCCAATCTAGCTAGCGGCAACCAAGCCTCCTCTGGCCAGGTCAAATCCACCGGAACATTACCCGCGACGTTGGCAGGCGCAACGTTTGTCTCGGTCAACGCCGCCAACGGCTCGAACGCCAGCAGCGTGACCTCGAACACCACGACCAATCTAGCCGTGCCGGCCGGATTCCTGTCCAGCCGCTTCGCCGCCCAGGCCGTCAAAGCCGCCAAAGACCCGAAGAAAGTCGCCCTGGTGCTGGTTTGCGCGGTGGCCATTGGGCTGGCGCTGTTCTCGTTGATTCGCCGAGGCCGCGCGCCGTTGACCGGAAAAGACACGATCCTGCTGGGCGACATCAACAACACGACGGGCGAAGAGGTCTTCGATAAAACGCTCAAACCCGCCCTAACCGTGCAATTGGCGCAATCGCCGTTTCTGAACTTGCTGGGCGAAGACAAAGTGCGCGAGACGCTCGGTTTCATGAGCCGTCCGCCCGACACGCGACTGACGCGCGACATCGCCCGCGAAATCGCGTTGCGGCGCGGATTGAAGGCCACCCTGATCGGTCAACTCGACAAGCTCGATCAAAGCTACAGCCTGCGGCTCGAACTGGTGAACAGCCAAACCGGCGAAACGCTCACGCGCGCGTTGGCCGAAGCTCCCGGCAAAGACAACGTGTTGAAAGCCTTGGGTCAGGCCGCCCTCAAATTGCGCGAAGAGTTGGGCGAATCGCTCAACACCGTCAAGAAATTCAATGCGCCCATCGAGCAGGCCACGACCGCTTCGCTCGATGCCTTGAAAGCCTACACGCTCGGCGGCGAACAGCTTTATCAGAATGCCAATCCCTTCGAGGCCATTCCGTTTTATCAACGCGCCATCGAACTCGATCCGAACTTCGCCATGCCCTATCACGCGTTGGGCGCGCTTTACGGCGAGACCGGGCAGGCGCGCTTGAGCGCCGAAAACGCCACCAAGGCCTACAACCTGCGCGAGCGCGTCAGCGAACGCGAACGCCTGACCATTACCGCGCTGTACCATTCAGTCGTTACCGGTGACGCCAACAAGGCGCTCGAAACCTATCGCCTGATGGCCCAGACCTATCCCAACGATGCGCAAGCGCATATCGGCCAAGCCAAACTCCTGTTGCTACTAGGCCAGCCGCAACAGGCGCTGGACGAAGCCGAGACGGCGTTGCGCCTCGCTCCCGCTGAAGTCAATGCGCACAATCTGCAAGCCAGCGCGCTGCTCCGGCTCAACCGCTTCGACGAAGCCAAACAGAAAATCGAACAGGCCCGCGCGCAAAAGCTCGACGGTGTGGGTCTGCGCACGGCCCTCTTCCAACTCGCCTTTTTGCAAGGCAACGGCGATTTGTTGAAACAGCAGATTGATTGGGCGCGCGAACATCAACTCGAAGACAAAGCCCTGGATTGGCAGGCGCAGGTCGCCGCCGCCAATGGCGGCATCAAGCAAGCCGCCGCCGAGTGGCGCAAGGCGATTGATCTGAACCAGCAACGCGGTCGCGAAGAGTTGAGCGCCGGTTATGCGCTGGCCGCCGGGATTCGCCTGGCCTTGAGCGATCAGCCAACCGCAGCGCTGAAATTATTGGATGAAGCCGAGACGCTGGCGCCGGATGGTTTCTTGAGCCACGCGCTCAACACCAATTTACCGTTCGGCCCGTTCACTTACGCGCTCGCCGCCAAGCCGGAGAAAGCGCAAGCGCTGGCCGACGAACTCAGTCACAAGCGTCCGCAAAATCTGTTGTTCAACAACGCCTGGCTGCCGCTCACGCGCGCCTTGCGAGCCGTGCAAGCCAACCAGGCCGAGCAAGCGCTGGAAATGCTCCGGCCCGCAGCAGCCTATGAGAACGGCACCCAGCATTATTTCAATTGGGTACGCGGTCTGGCGCTGCTGAATCTCAAGCGCGGCCCGGAAGCCGCTGCCGAATTTCAAAAGATTCTCTCGCAGCGCGGCGCTGATCCGGTTTCGCTGCTTTATCCGCTGGCCCATCTGGCGATGGCGCGCGCCCAGGCAGTGGCCAATGATCGCGCACGCGCGCGCATTTACTACAAGGATTTCTTCACGCTCTGGAAAGGGGCCGACGCCGATTTGCCGGTGCTGGCCGAAGCTAAAAAGGAGTTTGCTGCTTTGAAATAA